From one Neovison vison isolate M4711 chromosome 1, ASM_NN_V1, whole genome shotgun sequence genomic stretch:
- the LOC122914280 gene encoding olfactory receptor 2T27-like — translation MTNINETSTTDFILLGLFPEFQYASLLVYLILLVYLITLTGNSILIFLIWVDSHLHTPMYFLLSQLSIIDLFYISSSVPKMVINHSLGKHSISRIGCGVQMFFCLTLGGAECLLLTFMSYDRFVAVCNPLRYTIIINPKVCLLMAVASWTGASLNSLIQTIYTMHFPVCGLKKINHFFCEIPAILKLSCEDTSDYEIVLFIVSIIFILTPVSLIMTSYIYIFLAVLKINSPEGRNKSLSTCSSHLIVVSLYLGPAIVVYMTHGSSHTPGMDQGLSMIYTILTPMLNPLIYSLRNKEVVGAIKKTLGKYLISK, via the coding sequence ATGACAAACATAAACGAGACATCTACTACAGATTTCATCCTCTTGGGCCTCTTCCCTGAGTTCCAATATGCCAGCCTCCTGGTCTATCTCATCCTTCTGGTCTACCTTATTACCCTTACAGGGAACTCCATCCTCATCTTTCTGATCTGGGTGGACTCCCACCTTCATACTCCCATGTACTTCTTGCTCAGCCAACTTTCcatcattgatttgttctacatTTCCAGCTCAGTTCCTAAGATGGTCATCAACCATTCTTTAGGGAAGCACAGCATCTCTCGCATTGGCTGTGGAGTCCAAATGTTCTTCTGTCTGACTCTGGGTGGCGCTGAGTGTCTCCTCCTAACCTTTATGTCCTATGACCGATTTGTGGCTGTCTGTAACCCCCTTCGCTACACAATCATCATAAATCCTAAAGTCTGCTTGCTAATGGCAGTGGCATCATGGACTGGGGCTTCTCTAAATTCACTCATTCAAACCATCTACACGATGCATTTTCCTGTCTGTGgtctgaagaaaataaatcacttcTTCTGTGAGATACCAGCCATCCTGAAACTATCCTGTGAGGACACTTCAGATTATGAGATTGTGTTGTTTATAGTAAGTATCATATTTATACTCACCCCCGTTAGCTTAATAATGACctcttatatttacattttcctcGCTGTTCTCAAAATAAACTCTCCTGAGGGAAGGAATAAATCTCTGTCCACATGCTCTTCTCACCTTATTGTAGTGAGTCTCTACCTTGGACCAGCAATAGTGGTGTACATGACACATGGCTCTTCCCACACCCCAGGGATGGATCAAGGTCTCTCCATGATCTATACTATCCTTACCCCCATGCTGAACCCTTTAATTTATAGCCTTAGAAACAAGGAGGTTGTGGGGGCTATAAAGAAAACCCTGGGAAAGTACCtaatatcaaaataa